In Theileria equi strain WA chromosome 4 map unlocalized gcontig_1105316255033, whole genome shotgun sequence, the following are encoded in one genomic region:
- a CDS encoding hypothetical protein (encoded by transcript BEWA_012950A) codes for MRVLAVIWVVCLVRFCSAGGDGKVDSTLFNVLCSVEDNVKVLKLTPKGDRVTQVKYDDKEIWSGKARFSNSSNLVEAIVYFYLETPELVIIKAIKGNNKSTVYRYRDGSKWKDGKEETYKKKLEALKEDCRPIGKPEDNPPVSSAPLEQNTLNISRVDQSNLKYFEYIHDDNLTQLIVPKKDVTVAKIVRGSDTVWTPSSGEKFEYSKLYLDKDRKLGLILITSNFSSDIKYNYFIKNGTKWECARDYAEKMKALKVKVEKSDISIDLEREEDTDECRVIDVELLKVPTRFHLPKPEYHSNSVKSGEDVLWEAVGDEKCTSCAVYSKNGNHLLSLFIKDGDKSDYKHFEKVDGKWSSIEKDDFNKKYKNMQVTASQTSADTTSIEPKEVTEENDQQSNEYAAGPVADPQESVDIPPESSPSTAAEPSPTEDTEQTAVSSSDPVDQQPIEVNELQESEPLQSTEDLQEVAYPSTQQVEGFEVPEDSKDDNPEVTPQDHSEEVPVEDPKPVAKDISEQSELTKPENEVSLEDSHPEETAETLTESSPSLGDADEGSTDDHVNVPPEELHDGTLESADLPEVSNDDEDSPEGDEEPKASESASNTEEVVQEQPESEQTDDKVEESTEHSPSLGDNDDSGTEEPVEVTFPPAESNDKEEELVDLLALPDATNVEDVKLEEVLPETQDVESPVKHHGKESPVEDLPELSAVEDGPNPAPPITLDSVAHNETKLDVNTEMESEKIDHADTLDERLTEDRNETKTDDSTKAAETTEINPVTLDVLDISKEEEYKKKLDDMKRMETNQPSVDTSDSTMVSPSEPLTDDKESPEASLESVSNEVKPEDSVEGQEKALPETQTDEENELKGEEAVSDVLEVHENFKQEDTTEEYTPVEPKEEPTPVHDLKSKIDSTLFDVRESNSNGVPLLTCTPKDKKNPTKLVYGDETIWDGGRRPLSSALIYFKGDKPEVVTLQYKENGKDRTLFLHYNGEEWEHNKKEHERKLKVLKGVTQQVPQSTVKDGVTLDLANPNKADINVNIKEENGVSVKEHFPNRGHYIGSVFDGGATLWTCGTGETSGLVTSYTKGEYALLFVGIKKGDNFGSKLFKKADGNWNEISLEEFKKAKAMMETPVESTEHDLQEINPSHPIEDTHIENLRGFQDKEGSSVKALVETASDDVEEKKEPADKHIESPETPQELDTSSDNTDNQSSEQDDTLDFSNPDKDNSLSFDYSFAANTIRLIVPNKDTTVTKLMNDTEDVHALSAEEKFDHAKAYLNKDKKPELVLLVTTLSGTPKETYLELQNGKWVSCNDKDAKMRSLMDPADYISDFELDLSLANSTNECTIFQVDLLGVTTKHFFPKPGCAAIKVKDGNKEVWKSAMRTNRSGPGNFDGYCLSCLIHKKGSMELLEMIVVENSSRWYKFFEKTVNGWTPIKKEDYDKKFDDLRAVDPEVSQDTTSSENLQSQNEEVNELITDESVKSEDLSQSSVNGPLEHSPAGEPASQDVNQSSESNESPTEVTTVEHEEQTPQESGSDHSEEQLQTEQATSDSQPDTDTNEEPEVVPSEPATETLDLASPDDSKVDFSNGDDKRNVVEASEKGEESTPPLDIDGNTQTKSFENSTEWNDHSNERSLGQESHNLSTSELRGSRTSISSGIQNRRASTASTISTTSTVSTISLNQTSGSATLKLTKPDDSIYQSFDYYHDDNHIKLVLPQEGVIVTKLLESRSTIWTGKTGEVLEYAKVYLDKDGKHEFVRVWKKGYSGVTCMNYTKNILNNWSKFTGNINKK; via the coding sequence ATGAGGGTTCTAGCGGTAATATGGGTAGTCTGTCTGGTAAGATTTTGTAGCGCAGGAGGTGATGGCAAAGTAGATTCtactctctttaatgtCCTGTGCTCTGTTGAGGACAACGTTAAGGTTCTTAAACTTACTCCTAAAGGTGATAGGGTAACTCAAGTAAAgtatgatgataaagaaaTATGGTCTGGCAAAGCGAGATTTAGCAACTCGTCAAACTTAGTGGAGGCTATTGTGTACTTTTATTTGGAGACTCCAGAATTAGTTATTATCAAGGCAATAAAGGGAAATAACAAATCCACGGTATATAGATACCGTGATGGTAGTAAGTGGAAAGATGGTAAGGAAGAGACTtataagaagaaactaGAAGCATTGAAGGAAGACTGTAGGCCTATTGGTAAGCCTGAAGACAATCCACCTGTTTCCTCTGCTcctttggaacaaaacACCCTGAATATTTCTAGAGTAGATCAATCAAATCTCAAATACTTCGAGTATATACATGATGACAATCTGACTCAACTTATTGTTCCCAAGAAGGATGTAACCGTTGCAAAGATCGTTCGAGGAAGTGATACTGTATGGACTCcttcctctggagaaaaGTTCGAGTACTCCAAGCTATATCTTGATAAGGATAGGAAACTTGGACTCATCCTTATTACAAGCAACTTTTCTTcagatataaaatacaactACTTTATTAAGAATGGAACGAAGTGGGAATGTGCAAGAGACTATGCTGAAAAGATGAAGGCTCTAAAGGTAAAGGTGGAAAAATCAGACATCTCCATTGATTTAGAGAGAGAAGAGGACACAGATGAATGTAGAGTTATTGATGTTGAACTTCTGAAGGTGCCTACACGTTTTCATTTGCCAAAGCCAGAGTACCATTCCAACAGTGTAAAGAGCGGTGAAGATGTTCTATGGGAGGCTGTAGgtgatgaaaaatgtacatCATGTGCCGTATACTCCAAGAATGGTAATCATCTACTCTCACTTtttataaaggatggagacAAATCTGATTACAAAcactttgaaaaggtggaTGGAAAGTGGAGCTCCATAGAGAAGGATGACTTTAacaaaaagtacaagaatatGCAAGTTACAGCAAGCCAAACATCTGCTGATACTACTTCCATAGAACCTAAGGAGGTGACTGAAGAGAATGACCAGCAGTCGAATGAGTATGCAGCTGGACCAGTTGCGGATCCTCAAGAATCTGTAGATATCCCACCTGAAAGTTCTCCAAGTACCGCTGCAGAACCATCACCAACTGAAGATACTGAACAGACTGCCGTTTCTTCAAGTGACCCCGTAGATCAGCAACCTATAGAGGTGAATGAGCTTCAGGAGTCTGAGCCTTTACAGTCCACTGAAGACCTCCAAGAAGTAGCATATCCATCAACTCAACAAGTGGAAGGATTCGAGGTACCAGAAGATTCCAAAGATGACAACCCAGAGGTTACTCCTCAAGATCATTCTGAAGAGGTTCCCGTAGAGGATCCCAAGCCAGTAGCTAAGGATATCTCTGAACAATCTGAGTTAACTAAACCTGAGAATGAAGTCTCTCTAGAAGATTCACATCCTGAAGAGACCGCCGAGACTCTTACTGAATCCTCGCCCTCACTGGGAGACGCTGATGAAGGATCTACAGATGACCATGTCAATGTTCCACCTGAAGAACTCCATGACGGAACTCTAGAATCTGCAGATTTACCAGAGGTATCTAATGATGATGAAGACTCCCCTGAAGGGGATGAGGAACCAAAAGCTTCTGAATCTGCATCCAATACTGAGGAGGTAGTTCAGGAACAACCAGAGTCGGAGCAAACCGATGATAAGGtggaagaatctactgAACACTCACCTTCGCTAGGAGATAATGATGATAGCGGAACAGAAGAACCAGTAGAGGTTACTTTCCCTCCCGCAGAATCTaatgataaagaagaggaacTAGTAGACCTTTTAGCTTTACCAGATGCTACAAATGTAGAGGATGTCAAACTAGAGGAAGTACTTCCAGAGACACAAGATGTGGAAAGTCCGGTAAAGCATCATGGGAAAGAATCTCCTGTCGAAGATCTCCCCGAACTTTCTGCTGTGGAAGATGGTCCAAATCCAGCCCCTCCCATTACTCTAGACTCTGTTGCACACAATGAGACAAAGTTAGATGTAAATACAGAAATGGAATCCGAAAAGATCGACCATGCAGACACTCTAGATGAACGTTTGACTGAGGATAGGAACGAGACAAAAACTGATGACTCCACAAAAGCAGCTGAAACTACAGAGATTAATCCAGTAACACTTGATGTTCTAGACATTAgcaaagaggaagaatacAAGAAGAAGCTTGATgatatgaaaaggatggagacTAATCAGCCTTCCGTAGACACTTCAGATTCTACTATGGTATCTCCTAGCGAACCTCTTactgatgataaagagtctccagAAGCTTCTCTGGAATCTGTAAGTAATGAAGTTAAGCCGGAGGACAGTGTAGAAGGTCAGGAGAAAGCACTTCCGGAGACACAGACTgatgaagagaatgagTTAAAAGGTGAAGAGGCTGTATCTGATGTACTAGAGGTtcatgaaaattttaagCAAGAAGATACCACTGAAGAatatactccagtagaACCCAAGGAAGAGCCTACTCCTGTACATGATCTAAAGTCCAAGATCGACTCTACCCTGTTTGATGTGAGAGAATCAAACTCTAATGGAGTTCCGCTTTTGACCTGTACACCAAAGGATAAGAAGAATCCTACAAAGCTTGTTTATGGAGATGAGACTATATGGGATGGAGGCAGAAGACCCTTATCTTCGGCTTTAATCTACTTTAAAGGAGACAAGCCAGAAGTAGTGACATTACAATATAAAGAGAATGGTAAGGATCGCactctcttcctccattataaCGGTGAAGAGTGGGAACATAACAAGAAAGAACATGAAAGAAAGCTTAAAGTATTAAAGGGAGTTACTCAACAAGTTCCTCAGTCAActgtaaaggatggagttACTCTGGACCTTGCAAATCCGAATAAGGCTGATataaatgtgaatataaaggaggAGAATGGAGTGTCTGTCAAAGAACATTTCCCGAATAGAGGCCATTACATAGGATCTGTTTTTGACGGTGGAGCTACTCTATGGACATGTGGAACTGGAGAAACTTCTGGGCTTGTAACTTCTTACACAAAAGGAGAATATGCTCTTCTTTTCGTAGGAATAAAGAAAGGTGACAATTTCGGGAGTAAGTTATTTAAAAAGGCTGATGGAAATTGGAATGAAATTAGTCTGGAAGAGTTTAAAAAAGCAAAAGCAATGATGGAAACACCTGTAGAATCCACTGAACATGATCTCCAAGAGATTAATCCATCGCATCCTATTGAGGATACACATATAGAGAATCTTAGAGGATTTCAAGATAAGGAAGGATCCTCTGTAAAGGCTCTTGTGGAGACTGCATCCGATGATGTggaagagaagaaagagcCTGCTGATAAACATATAGAATCTCCTGAAACTCCCCAGGAATTAGATACTTCATCAGATAACACAGATAACCAGTCATCTGAGCAGGATGATACTTTGGACTTTTCAAATCCCGATAAGGACAATTCTCTGTCCTTCGATTACTCCTTTGCTGCTAACACGATAAGACTCATTGTTCCTAATAAAGATACTACTGTTACAAAGCTCATGAACGACACTGAGGATGTACACGCTCTTTCAGCTgaagaaaagtttgatCATGCTAAGGCATATCTtaacaaggataagaagCCTGAACTGGTCCTTCTAGTAACTACTTTATCTGGTACTCCTAAGGAAACTTACCTTGAACTCCagaatggtaaatgggtatCTTGTAATGACAAAGATGCCAAGATGAGGAGCTTGATGGATCCCGCAGATTATATATCCGACTTTGAACTTGATCTTTCCTTGGCCAATAGTACTAATGAATGTACCATTTTCCAAGTCGACCTCCTGGGAGTTACCACTAAACACTTTTTTCCTAAACCTGGCTGCGCTGCTATTaaagtaaaggatggtaacAAGGAAGTTTGGAAATCTGCAATGCGTACTAATAGATCTGGACCAGGAAATTTTGATGGCTATTGTCTTTCTTGTCTCATTCATAAGAAGGGATCTATGGAGTTACTAGAAATGATTGTGGTGGAGAATAGTTCAAGGTGGTataaattctttgaaaagactgTTAATGGTTGGACTCCCATCAAGAAAGAAGATTATGATAAGAAGTTTGATGACCTTAGAGCAGTAGATCCTGAGGTATCCCAGGATACCACTTCCTCAGAGAACCTACAATCTcagaatgaagaagttaATGAACTCATTACGGATGAATCAGTCAAGAGTGAAGATTTGTCTCAAAGTTCTGTGAATGGCCCTTTGGAACACTCACCAGCTGGGGAACCTGCTAGTCAAGATGTTAATCAAAGCAGTGAGTCTAATGAGAGTCCTACTGAAGTGACCACTGTAGAGCATGAGGAACAAACTCCTCAAGAGTCCGGTAGTGATCATTCTGAAGAACAATTACAGACCGAACAAGCTACTTCTGATTCTCAACCAGATACTGATACCAACGAGGAACCTGAGGTGGTACCATCTGAACCTGCTACCGAGACACTAGACCTTGCCAGTCCAGATGACTCTAAGGTAGACTTttctaatggagatgataaacGTAATGTTGTAGAAGCCTCTGAGAAGGGAGAAGAAAGTACTCCTCCTCTGGATATAGATGGGAACACACAGACAAAGTCCTTTGAGAATAGTACTGAATGGAATGACCATTCGAATGAGAGATCTTTAGGTCAGGAATCTCACAACCTTAGCACTTCTGAGCTTAGGGGAAGCAGAACATCAATCAGTTCTGGGATACAAAACCGTAGAGCTTCTACAGCGAGCACAATCTCTACAACTAGTACAGTATCAACTATTTCCTTGAATCAAACTAGTGGATCAGCAACTTTGAAATTAACAAAACCTGACGACTCAATCTATCAGTCCTTCGACTACTACCATGATGACAACCATATTAAACTGGTCCTTCCACAGGAGGGTGTGATAGTGACTAAATTGTTAGAGTCCAGGTCTACAATATGGACAGGTAAAACCGGAGAAGTCTTGGAATACGCTAAAGTGTACCTtgataaggatggtaaACATGAGTTTGTTAGAGTTTGGAAAAAGGGTTACTCAGGTGTAACATGCATGAACTATAcaaagaatattttaaataattGGTCAAAATTCACtggaaatataaacaaaaaaTAA